The following proteins are co-located in the Halarcobacter sp. genome:
- a CDS encoding proline racemase family protein: MTKPHEIGLIDTHAGGDVSRIVFTGIKELPGESVREQMLYLQKHADDLRKTLLFEPYGIPEMSIDLIVPAKNKEAVAGYIIMEVMGYPIYSGSNTMCTATAVIENGLVEKKDGILNFKLEAPAGLVDIEARVENGIVESITCEGLPSYIHKYKEKIIIKELGEITYSIAYSGGFYILVEAKDLGFQLSIDEEKKLSDTAYLIVEAVRKKESLKHYALGDVGPVPFLHYMGEVTKKEEGLYSSRSATYVHPGVICRSTTGTGTSARLAYLEYENKIKPGDSLETVSLRETKFIGTFDCIERCEGYKVIKNRTTGKSYIIAKSQILVNFDDTLTQYNGLTKIIKNL; this comes from the coding sequence ATGACCAAGCCACATGAAATAGGATTGATAGATACCCATGCAGGAGGAGATGTAAGTAGAATTGTCTTTACAGGGATCAAAGAATTACCAGGAGAAAGTGTTCGAGAACAAATGTTATATTTGCAAAAACATGCCGATGATTTAAGAAAAACACTTCTTTTTGAACCTTATGGAATTCCAGAGATGTCAATAGATTTAATTGTTCCAGCAAAAAATAAAGAAGCAGTTGCTGGATATATTATTATGGAAGTTATGGGATATCCAATATATTCTGGCTCAAATACAATGTGTACTGCAACAGCAGTTATAGAAAATGGTCTTGTAGAAAAAAAAGATGGTATTTTAAACTTTAAATTAGAAGCCCCTGCTGGATTAGTTGATATTGAAGCAAGAGTTGAAAATGGAATAGTTGAATCTATAACTTGCGAAGGACTTCCAAGTTATATTCACAAATATAAAGAAAAAATCATAATAAAAGAGTTAGGGGAAATTACATACTCAATTGCATATAGTGGAGGTTTTTATATTTTAGTTGAAGCGAAAGATTTAGGATTTCAACTAAGTATTGATGAAGAAAAAAAATTAAGTGATACTGCTTATTTAATAGTTGAAGCCGTAAGAAAAAAAGAATCATTAAAACATTATGCTTTAGGAGATGTTGGACCTGTTCCTTTTTTACACTATATGGGTGAAGTAACAAAGAAAGAGGAAGGTTTATATAGCTCAAGGTCTGCAACATATGTACACCCAGGTGTCATTTGCAGAAGTACCACAGGGACTGGTACTTCTGCTAGATTAGCATACTTAGAATATGAAAATAAAATTAAGCCAGGTGATAGTTTAGAAACTGTAAGTTTAAGAGAAACAAAATTTATTGGAACCTTTGATTGCATTGAAAGGTGTGAAGGTTACAAGGTGATAAAAAATAGAACAACAGGTAAAAGTTATATAATTGCTAAATCTCAAATTTTAGTCAATTTTGACGATACTCTAACACAATATAATGGTTTAACAAAAATAATTAAAAATTTATAA
- a CDS encoding zinc-binding dehydrogenase produces MKNSTMKAMVLMAHGGIENLVYKDVNIPKLKNGEVLIKITATAKNNTDRKAREGLYPVDDNNKNEITSFNMSGDNTFQFPRIQGADIVGTVVKTAQDVDKNLIEKRGLVDFNIYLSDNLDLNLTPDYYGHGADGGFAEYVAIPGDNFYPIENKDLDDAQLASLGMCSYQTGFRMLNASRVKAGDKVLISGASGGVGTALIQMCRVLGAIPYAISSKDKEKELLSLGAQKVIDRADSSILYKNILEATNGENIDAVMDLVGGEFTNIFIDTMLVDMKKRDDYPRLSIAGASSYNITEILWSKIYLYQVEIHGVSHGTKNEANQLMQWIKEGKLKPILHATFKLSQLHEAEKYFVSRGKGYLGKIVIVPDSQWEEHGKKYSLKVKS; encoded by the coding sequence ATGAAAAACAGTACAATGAAAGCTATGGTTCTAATGGCCCATGGAGGAATAGAGAATTTAGTTTATAAAGATGTAAATATACCGAAACTAAAAAATGGTGAAGTACTTATAAAAATCACAGCAACTGCAAAAAACAATACAGATAGAAAAGCCAGAGAGGGTTTATATCCAGTTGATGATAATAATAAAAATGAAATCACTTCTTTTAATATGTCAGGGGATAATACCTTTCAGTTTCCTAGAATACAAGGTGCAGATATTGTTGGAACTGTTGTAAAAACAGCCCAAGATGTAGATAAAAATCTAATTGAAAAAAGAGGCTTAGTTGATTTCAATATCTACTTATCAGATAATTTAGATCTAAATTTAACACCAGATTATTATGGTCATGGTGCAGATGGTGGATTTGCAGAATATGTTGCAATACCAGGTGACAACTTCTATCCTATAGAAAATAAAGATTTAGACGATGCTCAATTAGCATCACTAGGAATGTGTTCATATCAAACAGGATTTAGAATGCTAAATGCCTCAAGAGTTAAAGCTGGGGATAAAGTTTTAATAAGTGGTGCAAGTGGTGGTGTAGGAACTGCTTTAATACAAATGTGTAGAGTTTTAGGAGCTATTCCTTATGCAATAAGTTCAAAAGATAAAGAGAAAGAGTTGCTTTCATTAGGTGCACAGAAAGTAATAGATAGGGCAGATTCATCAATTTTATATAAAAATATACTTGAAGCTACAAATGGCGAAAATATTGATGCAGTTATGGACTTAGTTGGTGGAGAGTTTACAAATATTTTCATTGATACTATGCTAGTTGATATGAAAAAAAGAGATGATTATCCAAGACTTAGTATAGCTGGAGCTAGTTCATACAATATAACTGAAATCTTATGGTCAAAAATATACCTTTATCAAGTTGAAATACATGGAGTATCCCATGGGACTAAAAATGAAGCAAATCAATTAATGCAATGGATAAAAGAGGGAAAATTAAAACCTATTTTACACGCAACATTTAAATTATCACAACTTCATGAAGCAGAAAAATATTTTGTATCAAGAGGAAAAGGGTATTTAGGGAAAATAGTTATTGTTCCTGATTCTCAATGGGAAGAGCATGGTAAAAAATACTCTTTGAAGGTTAAATCATGA
- a CDS encoding universal stress protein has translation MFKKILVPTDGSEQANKALELACEIAIKNDSQINILSVFRHHSFIEGSLSMLPRQINDKAYNLEDALGEYSKEIVGEAKEIAFNYGIKKENVKGFVRIGQIAKEILEFVEDKDIDIIIIGKQGKGDLSGYLLGGVSHKVAGLADIPVLVV, from the coding sequence ATGTTTAAAAAAATTTTAGTACCAACAGATGGTTCAGAGCAAGCAAACAAGGCTTTAGAACTTGCTTGTGAAATTGCAATAAAAAATGATTCCCAAATAAATATCTTATCTGTATTTAGACACCATAGTTTTATTGAAGGTTCTTTATCAATGTTGCCAAGACAAATAAATGATAAAGCATATAATCTTGAAGATGCATTGGGAGAATATTCAAAAGAGATTGTAGGAGAAGCAAAAGAGATTGCTTTTAATTATGGAATAAAAAAAGAAAATGTAAAAGGGTTTGTTCGTATAGGGCAAATTGCAAAAGAGATATTAGAGTTTGTTGAAGATAAAGATATAGATATTATCATTATTGGGAAACAAGGGAAAGGTGACCTTAGTGGATATTTATTAGGTGGGGTTTCACATAAAGTTGCAGGATTAGCTGATATACCAGTTCTTGTAGTATGA
- a CDS encoding TRAP transporter large permease — MQNNFKQIFITFFLILSFSIPSFAKDMVTLYLDDVILDTKTLKLSIYGSAESDDFQSHKWKNVDIVVTDSKSKTIKFEEESDKKGFWEVEDIDITNLSDGKLSIDIKMFDNEDNVIGHLLNENTIKDTSFKLSEYLKEHLAVSIFLLMVILLLSGFPMMIPLIAGTTLGIYLLFDADFSKMEFLIQQMMGGIRPAALIAVPMFILSADIMTRGKSAEKLIDLVMAFVRHIKGGLAVSTAGACAMFGAVSGSTQATVVAIGSPLRPRLKKGGYKESFILALIVNSSDIAFLIPPSIGMIIYGIVAKTSIPELFIAGIGPGLLILVLFSIYSIIYAYRHNIPTEPKATWKERGIAVYRALWPLGFPAIIVGGIFGGIFSPTEAAAVSVAYAIFLEGVVFKTMTLKDLYATAKSTGLVTGVVFILVGAGAGFAWVLSFAQVPQEILNAIGITSMSAYEVLFVISIAFFVGCMFVDPIVVILVLVPIFAPVVNSVGLDPVLVGTIITLQVAIGSATPPFGCDIFTAIAVFKRPYIEVIKGTPPFIIILLSVSVALIFIPEIALFLRDIAFRDVSVLDSIQSMFGLAPEVID; from the coding sequence ATGCAAAATAATTTCAAACAAATTTTTATCACATTTTTTCTAATTCTATCTTTTTCTATACCAAGCTTTGCAAAAGATATGGTTACTTTATATTTAGATGATGTGATTTTAGATACAAAAACACTTAAACTATCAATTTATGGTTCAGCAGAGTCTGATGACTTTCAATCACACAAATGGAAAAATGTTGATATAGTTGTAACAGATTCAAAATCAAAAACAATAAAATTTGAAGAGGAATCAGATAAAAAAGGTTTTTGGGAAGTTGAAGATATAGACATTACCAACTTAAGTGATGGTAAATTATCTATTGATATAAAAATGTTTGATAATGAAGATAATGTCATAGGCCATCTTTTAAATGAAAATACAATCAAAGACACCAGTTTTAAATTAAGTGAATATTTAAAAGAACACCTTGCAGTTTCTATTTTTTTATTGATGGTTATTCTTCTGCTTTCAGGTTTTCCTATGATGATACCTCTAATAGCTGGAACTACTCTTGGTATTTATCTACTTTTTGATGCAGATTTTTCAAAAATGGAGTTTCTAATTCAACAAATGATGGGAGGAATTCGACCTGCTGCACTTATTGCGGTTCCTATGTTTATCCTCTCAGCTGATATAATGACAAGAGGGAAATCTGCTGAAAAACTTATTGATTTAGTTATGGCATTTGTAAGGCATATAAAAGGTGGATTAGCAGTTAGTACAGCTGGAGCATGTGCAATGTTTGGTGCTGTTTCAGGTTCAACTCAAGCAACTGTAGTTGCAATTGGTTCACCACTTAGGCCAAGATTAAAAAAAGGTGGATATAAAGAATCATTTATTTTAGCGTTAATTGTAAATTCAAGTGATATAGCCTTTTTAATTCCTCCTAGTATTGGGATGATTATTTATGGTATTGTTGCAAAAACCTCTATTCCTGAACTTTTTATTGCAGGTATTGGTCCTGGACTTCTTATTTTAGTTTTATTTTCCATTTATAGTATTATTTATGCATATAGACATAATATTCCAACTGAGCCTAAAGCAACATGGAAAGAAAGAGGTATTGCAGTTTATAGAGCATTGTGGCCATTAGGTTTTCCAGCTATTATAGTAGGTGGAATATTTGGTGGAATATTTAGTCCAACTGAAGCTGCTGCTGTTAGTGTTGCTTATGCAATATTTTTAGAAGGTGTAGTTTTTAAAACAATGACATTAAAAGATCTTTATGCAACTGCAAAATCAACTGGACTAGTAACAGGGGTTGTATTTATCTTAGTTGGTGCAGGAGCTGGTTTTGCATGGGTTTTATCTTTTGCACAAGTACCACAAGAGATATTAAATGCTATTGGTATAACTTCTATGAGTGCTTATGAAGTACTCTTTGTAATCTCAATTGCTTTCTTTGTTGGGTGTATGTTTGTAGACCCAATCGTAGTAATTTTAGTACTTGTTCCAATTTTTGCACCTGTTGTTAATTCGGTTGGTTTAGATCCAGTTTTAGTAGGTACAATTATTACTTTACAAGTAGCCATTGGTTCTGCTACTCCACCTTTTGGATGTGATATCTTTACTGCTATTGCTGTATTTAAAAGACCTTATATTGAGGTAATAAAAGGAACTCCACCTTTTATTATAATACTTTTAAGTGTTTCAGTAGCACTTATATTTATTCCAGAAATTGCTTTATTTTTAAGAGATATAGCTTTTAGAGATGTAAGTGTATTAGATAGTATTCAAAGTATGTTTGGTTTAGCACCAGAAGTTATTGATTAA
- a CDS encoding TRAP transporter small permease, protein MNDDTKKNPFIKTLDMLDNILGKFEGLMLALGVIAMAITTIAAVISRFVFNDALTVTDELNMIFIVIVTFAGLSYAARNGRHIRMSAIYDAMPTKLRKIAMICISLITSIFMFILAKYSFGYIIEVYQSGRILPALGIPVFYVYLWVPIGFTVTGLQYFFTVIKNLSESDVYLSTCTKDGYSDAKNDIEV, encoded by the coding sequence ATGAATGATGATACAAAGAAAAATCCTTTTATAAAAACCTTAGATATGTTAGATAATATTTTAGGTAAATTTGAGGGGCTAATGTTAGCATTAGGTGTTATAGCAATGGCTATAACTACAATAGCTGCTGTTATTTCAAGATTTGTTTTTAATGATGCTTTAACTGTTACAGATGAACTTAATATGATTTTTATTGTCATTGTTACTTTTGCTGGTTTAAGTTATGCTGCTAGGAATGGAAGACATATTAGAATGTCAGCTATATATGATGCAATGCCAACAAAGTTAAGAAAAATTGCAATGATTTGTATCTCTCTTATCACTTCAATATTTATGTTTATATTAGCAAAATACTCATTTGGTTATATCATAGAAGTATATCAAAGTGGAAGAATTCTTCCAGCTTTAGGTATTCCTGTTTTTTATGTTTATTTATGGGTACCAATTGGGTTTACAGTTACAGGACTACAATATTTTTTTACTGTAATAAAAAATTTAAGTGAATCAGATGTATATCTATCAACTTGTACAAAAGATGGATATAGTGATGCAAAAAATGATATAGAAGTGTAA
- the dctP gene encoding TRAP transporter substrate-binding protein DctP produces MKLFKSLIVAGLITVTSLSAATWKYAFGEGTSDPQGIYATAFKSFIEENSRNKIELYKVGSLGEETDLMEQTRAGLIQFLGQSTGYMGGTIPEMDIFTLPYVMPTDTKQLDYFFKNSKVINEMLPSIFHKHGLELLSIFPEGEMAITTFEEFHSPADLQGKKMRVMPGSPILVETYKAFGASPQPMSWGDLVGALKTGMVDGQENPTVWIEAYGLDDLTKVLTYTGHGHFNASVSANKKFYDGLSSRDKKLVQKAAEFAHKTILREAQKLDAYGLGRIIRTNPTYKIVTLTQDERKVFKEKAKAVQESFASKSASNKKVMEQMMKDLAAAEANAK; encoded by the coding sequence ATGAAATTATTTAAAAGTTTAATTGTAGCAGGACTTATTACTGTTACAAGTTTAAGTGCAGCAACGTGGAAATACGCATTTGGAGAGGGAACAAGTGATCCACAAGGTATTTATGCAACAGCATTCAAAAGTTTTATAGAAGAGAATTCTAGAAATAAAATTGAACTTTACAAAGTTGGAAGCCTTGGGGAAGAAACAGACTTAATGGAACAAACAAGAGCTGGATTAATCCAGTTTTTAGGTCAATCAACAGGATATATGGGAGGAACAATTCCAGAAATGGATATCTTTACATTACCATATGTAATGCCTACAGATACTAAACAATTAGACTATTTTTTCAAAAATTCTAAAGTTATTAATGAGATGCTACCATCAATTTTTCATAAACATGGTTTAGAACTATTATCTATCTTCCCTGAAGGTGAGATGGCAATTACTACTTTTGAAGAGTTTCATTCACCAGCAGACTTACAAGGTAAAAAAATGAGAGTTATGCCAGGTTCTCCAATTTTAGTTGAAACATATAAAGCATTTGGTGCTTCACCTCAACCTATGTCATGGGGTGACTTAGTTGGAGCTCTTAAGACTGGTATGGTTGATGGACAAGAAAATCCAACTGTATGGATTGAAGCTTATGGATTAGATGATTTAACTAAAGTATTAACATACACTGGACATGGACACTTTAACGCATCAGTTAGTGCAAATAAAAAATTCTATGATGGTTTATCAAGTAGAGATAAAAAACTTGTTCAAAAAGCAGCCGAATTTGCACATAAAACTATTTTAAGAGAAGCTCAAAAATTAGATGCTTATGGACTAGGAAGAATTATCAGAACTAACCCTACATATAAAATTGTTACATTAACACAAGATGAAAGAAAAGTATTCAAAGAAAAAGCTAAAGCTGTTCAAGAATCTTTTGCATCAAAAAGTGCATCAAACAAAAAAGTGATGGAACAAATGATGAAAGATTTGGCAGCAGCAGAAGCTAATGCTAAATAA
- a CDS encoding M24 family metallopeptidase, whose protein sequence is MKAKLPFTKKEYIQRVRKVKSMMQQRRIDVLIATDPGNMNWLTGYDGWSFYVHQGVIISLDEEEPIWFGRLMDKNAALIKCFMKEENLYGYPEKYVQNLDEHPMTWIGENIFNKKGWTKGIIATERDTYYYTAEAHFRLMATLPNANFINANNLVNWARGIKSKKEIEYMKIAGKITQKIHQRVLDVVRVGIPKSHVVSQIYETAIEGVDGYGGDYPSIVPLLPSGADASASHITWDERPFKRKEATYFEISGCYKRYHAPMSRTIFMGRPEQKFLDAEKALVEAIQAGLEQAKPGNRTCDIANAVDLVMKKYGIDRNDARCGYPIGVSYPPDWGERTCSLRSSDLTVLEPGMTFHFMPGIWQDDWGMEITESIYITDTGVETFCDFPRELFIK, encoded by the coding sequence ATGAAAGCAAAGTTGCCTTTTACAAAAAAAGAATATATTCAAAGGGTTAGAAAAGTTAAATCAATGATGCAACAAAGAAGAATTGATGTATTAATTGCTACAGACCCAGGAAATATGAACTGGTTAACAGGATATGATGGTTGGTCTTTTTACGTTCATCAAGGGGTAATTATCTCCCTTGATGAAGAGGAACCAATTTGGTTTGGAAGACTTATGGATAAAAATGCTGCATTAATTAAATGCTTTATGAAAGAGGAAAATCTTTATGGTTATCCTGAAAAATATGTACAAAATTTAGATGAACATCCTATGACTTGGATTGGAGAAAATATTTTTAATAAAAAAGGTTGGACAAAAGGGATAATTGCAACTGAAAGAGATACTTACTATTACACAGCTGAAGCTCACTTTAGATTAATGGCAACACTTCCAAATGCAAACTTTATAAATGCAAATAATCTTGTAAATTGGGCAAGAGGAATTAAGTCTAAAAAAGAGATTGAGTATATGAAAATTGCTGGGAAAATTACTCAAAAAATTCATCAAAGAGTTTTAGATGTTGTTAGAGTTGGTATTCCAAAAAGTCATGTTGTATCACAAATTTATGAAACAGCAATTGAAGGGGTAGATGGTTATGGAGGTGATTATCCATCAATTGTACCATTGCTTCCATCGGGAGCTGATGCTTCAGCTTCACACATTACTTGGGATGAAAGACCATTTAAAAGAAAAGAAGCTACATACTTTGAAATCTCAGGATGTTACAAAAGGTATCATGCACCAATGTCAAGAACAATATTTATGGGTAGACCTGAACAAAAGTTTCTTGATGCAGAAAAAGCCTTAGTTGAAGCAATTCAAGCAGGTCTTGAACAGGCAAAACCTGGTAATAGAACTTGTGATATTGCAAATGCTGTTGATTTGGTTATGAAAAAATACGGTATTGATAGAAATGATGCAAGATGTGGATACCCAATAGGAGTTAGTTATCCACCAGATTGGGGTGAAAGAACTTGTAGTTTAAGAAGTTCAGATTTAACTGTTTTAGAACCAGGAATGACTTTTCACTTTATGCCGGGAATTTGGCAAGATGATTGGGGAATGGAGATAACTGAAAGTATCTATATTACTGATACTGGAGTTGAAACATTTTGTGATTTTCCTAGAGAACTATTTATAAAATAG
- a CDS encoding NAD-dependent succinate-semialdehyde dehydrogenase — protein MGYSSTHFKSINPYTEETVYEVPMHTKEEAREIIEKAQKAYVEEWINTTFEQRAKLLKAVANEMKENLDYYALPMTEEMGKPINEARGEVNKAAWAAEHYADFGEDYLKPEYLESDATESYVQYISLGVTVGVLPWNAPFWLAFRYLSPALMSGNTCIMKHDSHTPLCAIRIVEAFEKAGFPTNVVQNLMVGHKILEDVIRHPNVMGVSLTGSSKAGAAVGAIAGGEIKPVVLELGGSDPAIILADTKDLEHAADVVVLSRYINAGQSCIAAKRIIVEEPIYEKFIQLLKERFEKLKLGDPKDESTTIGPIARRELVEEMHEQVDKSVDAGARLVLGGERIEGKGFFFPVTVLADVEPGMVVSCQETFGPIASIIKVKDVEEAIKIANATDYGLGGSIWTGDVEKAKKLAGRIVTGQVSINGIVKSDPRLPSGGAKKSGLGKELGPHGIRMFVNTQQVWVGPVK, from the coding sequence ATGGGATACAGTTCAACACATTTTAAATCAATTAATCCATATACTGAAGAAACAGTATATGAAGTTCCTATGCATACAAAAGAGGAAGCTAGAGAAATTATTGAAAAAGCTCAAAAGGCCTATGTTGAAGAATGGATAAATACAACATTTGAACAAAGAGCAAAACTTTTAAAAGCTGTAGCAAATGAGATGAAAGAAAATCTTGATTACTATGCTTTACCTATGACAGAAGAGATGGGTAAACCAATAAACGAAGCTAGAGGAGAAGTAAATAAAGCTGCTTGGGCAGCAGAGCATTATGCCGATTTTGGAGAAGATTATCTAAAACCTGAGTATTTAGAATCTGATGCAACTGAAAGTTATGTTCAATACATCTCTTTAGGTGTAACAGTTGGAGTTTTACCTTGGAATGCACCATTTTGGTTAGCATTTAGATATTTATCACCTGCACTAATGTCAGGGAATACTTGTATTATGAAACACGATTCCCATACACCTTTATGTGCAATTAGAATTGTTGAAGCCTTTGAAAAAGCAGGTTTTCCTACAAATGTAGTTCAAAATCTAATGGTAGGTCATAAAATCTTAGAAGATGTTATTAGACATCCTAATGTAATGGGAGTATCACTAACTGGTTCATCAAAGGCTGGAGCCGCAGTTGGAGCAATTGCTGGAGGTGAAATCAAGCCTGTAGTTTTAGAATTGGGAGGAAGTGACCCAGCTATTATTTTAGCAGATACAAAAGATTTAGAACATGCAGCAGATGTTGTAGTTCTTTCAAGATATATAAACGCTGGACAATCTTGTATAGCAGCAAAAAGAATTATTGTAGAAGAACCTATTTATGAGAAGTTTATTCAACTTTTAAAAGAGAGATTTGAGAAGTTAAAACTTGGTGACCCAAAAGATGAGTCAACTACTATAGGCCCAATAGCTAGACGTGAATTAGTTGAAGAGATGCATGAACAAGTAGATAAATCTGTTGATGCTGGAGCAAGACTTGTTTTAGGTGGTGAAAGAATTGAAGGTAAAGGTTTTTTCTTCCCTGTAACTGTATTAGCTGATGTAGAACCAGGTATGGTTGTTTCTTGCCAAGAAACATTTGGACCAATCGCTTCAATTATAAAAGTAAAAGATGTTGAAGAAGCAATAAAAATTGCAAATGCTACAGATTATGGCTTAGGTGGGTCTATTTGGACAGGAGATGTAGAAAAAGCTAAAAAATTAGCTGGAAGAATTGTTACAGGTCAAGTATCAATTAATGGAATCGTAAAATCAGATCCAAGGCTTCCAAGCGGTGGAGCAAAAAAATCTGGACTTGGAAAAGAATTAGGACCTCATGGTATAAGAATGTTTGTAAATACTCAACAAGTTTGGGTAGGACCTGTTAAGTAG
- a CDS encoding diaminobutyrate--2-oxoglutarate transaminase — MANETNIFEQHESEIRAYCRAVPTVFKSAKNAVMIDENNDDYIDFFAGAGVLNFGHNNQKMQDAIIEFIKNDGVIQSLDMFTDVKRDFIQTFVKTILEPRGMGDYKLQFTGPTGTNAVEAALKLARKVTGRTEVVAFHRGFHGMTLGALACTANNAFRSSSGVPLNNIIRGTFNDMHALELMRQQIEHTGSGLVPPAAFLIEPLQAEGGVHEASKEWIQAVQKLAKDTGALLILDDIQGASGRTGSYFSFDDMDLDPDIIVLAKGLGGIGTPIGMCINKPEHDKAWGPGQHTGTFRGQGLSYVAGKVGIEFFKDETFNNETKRKGEIVRKVLDELDNKYSQVVDVRQKGMMLAIQFDSPATAKAITTKCFENRLVIGACSTGEIIKFIPPLTIEDNILEEGLKRFTDAVTSALG; from the coding sequence ATGGCAAATGAAACAAATATTTTTGAACAACACGAATCTGAGATTAGAGCATATTGTAGAGCAGTACCAACGGTATTTAAATCTGCAAAAAATGCAGTAATGATAGATGAAAACAATGATGATTATATAGATTTTTTTGCTGGAGCTGGAGTTTTAAACTTTGGTCACAACAATCAAAAAATGCAAGATGCAATTATAGAGTTTATAAAAAATGATGGTGTAATCCAATCTTTAGATATGTTTACTGATGTAAAAAGAGATTTCATTCAAACTTTCGTAAAAACAATTTTAGAACCAAGAGGAATGGGTGATTACAAACTTCAATTTACAGGACCAACGGGAACAAATGCAGTTGAAGCTGCATTAAAACTAGCTAGAAAAGTTACAGGAAGAACTGAAGTGGTGGCTTTCCATAGAGGTTTTCATGGTATGACATTAGGAGCATTAGCTTGTACAGCTAATAATGCATTTAGAAGTAGTTCAGGGGTTCCATTAAACAATATTATTAGAGGTACTTTTAATGATATGCATGCTTTAGAACTTATGAGACAACAAATAGAACATACAGGTTCTGGTTTAGTTCCACCTGCTGCTTTTTTAATTGAGCCATTACAAGCTGAAGGTGGAGTTCATGAAGCTTCAAAAGAGTGGATTCAAGCTGTACAAAAGTTAGCAAAAGATACTGGTGCACTTCTTATCCTTGATGATATTCAAGGTGCAAGTGGTAGAACAGGTAGCTATTTTAGTTTTGATGATATGGATTTAGACCCAGATATTATTGTTTTAGCAAAAGGTCTTGGTGGTATTGGTACTCCTATTGGTATGTGCATCAATAAACCAGAACATGATAAAGCTTGGGGACCAGGTCAACACACAGGTACATTTAGAGGACAAGGTTTATCTTATGTAGCAGGGAAAGTTGGTATTGAATTCTTTAAAGATGAAACTTTTAACAATGAAACAAAAAGAAAAGGCGAAATAGTAAGAAAAGTGCTAGATGAACTTGATAACAAATATTCTCAAGTTGTTGATGTAAGACAAAAAGGGATGATGTTAGCAATTCAATTTGATTCTCCTGCAACAGCAAAAGCTATTACAACAAAATGTTTTGAAAATAGACTTGTAATTGGAGCTTGCTCTACAGGTGAGATTATTAAGTTTATTCCCCCTTTAACTATTGAAGATAATATTTTAGAAGAGGGATTAAAAAGATTTACAGATGCTGTTACAAGTGCATTAGGTTAA